One Vallitalea longa DNA segment encodes these proteins:
- a CDS encoding LysO family transporter produces MIQKMLLYLFLLIAGVLIGNTKFIKDKLINKIEFMQLICLFLLLFIMGLRIGMDDYIIDSFLELGIKGIIISLVIISFSILFTFIGKCIFFSKAKYPDIRERRHSNEH; encoded by the coding sequence ATGATACAGAAGATGTTATTGTATTTATTTCTATTGATAGCTGGGGTTTTAATAGGTAATACTAAATTTATCAAAGATAAATTAATAAATAAAATTGAATTTATGCAATTGATATGTCTTTTTTTATTGCTATTTATAATGGGATTGCGAATTGGGATGGATGATTATATAATAGATTCTTTCTTAGAATTAGGAATCAAAGGTATTATAATATCATTAGTGATTATTAGTTTCAGTATTTTATTTACATTCATTGGGAAATGTATATTTTTTAGTAAAGCCAAATATCCGGACATAAGAGAAAGGAGACATTCTAATGAGCATTAA
- a CDS encoding ABC transporter substrate-binding protein encodes MKTLTKSSMMVKLICLCLVMVLVILPTGCSKKDESEKADKNLSEEDGTLEGTVTVWSWDVAAKALEEAAVKFNKTYPDVEIEILDLGNSQVYEKLTTALLSGEGLPEVVTLEGERIPSFVNKFPKDFVELSEIVEEDKFLPIKMSECKINGKIYAFPWDGAPCGLYYREDFFNEAGVKAEDIVTWDDFIEAGKKMNEIGVKMIPVAISKNDTLFRMILNEMGSFYFDEDGNTTLNNEAAIKAMSIVKKMYEADVLFDNVNWDGLVTASKEGKVATVANAVWWAGTLKDECTDSSGKWRIMKLPVVDENSVQAAVNGGSNIVIPAKSENKKAAMEFVKFAMTDHDSQINAFSKYGLYPSYEPIYSDSVFENEEEYFGNQQIWKLFVEIGKDIPSLNFTQNFAETNDYVKDVQAKITLKDADVKQSMDKLQKTMKEMYGK; translated from the coding sequence ATGAAAACTTTAACAAAAAGTTCTATGATGGTAAAATTAATTTGCTTATGTTTAGTAATGGTTTTAGTGATTTTGCCAACTGGGTGTAGTAAAAAAGATGAAAGCGAAAAAGCAGATAAAAATCTTAGTGAGGAGGATGGTACACTAGAAGGTACAGTTACAGTGTGGAGTTGGGATGTTGCCGCAAAGGCACTAGAAGAAGCAGCTGTAAAATTCAACAAGACATATCCTGATGTAGAGATAGAAATATTGGATTTAGGTAATTCACAGGTTTATGAAAAACTAACTACAGCTCTTTTATCAGGTGAAGGATTACCTGAAGTAGTTACTCTTGAAGGAGAAAGGATACCTTCTTTTGTAAATAAATTTCCAAAAGATTTTGTTGAACTAAGTGAAATAGTGGAAGAAGACAAATTCCTTCCCATAAAGATGTCCGAATGTAAAATTAATGGTAAAATATATGCATTTCCATGGGATGGAGCTCCATGCGGTCTCTATTATAGAGAAGATTTTTTTAATGAAGCAGGTGTAAAAGCAGAGGATATCGTAACTTGGGATGATTTTATTGAAGCAGGAAAGAAAATGAATGAAATAGGAGTAAAAATGATTCCTGTAGCAATTTCTAAGAATGACACTTTATTTAGAATGATATTAAATGAAATGGGTAGTTTCTACTTTGACGAAGATGGTAATACTACGTTGAATAATGAAGCTGCAATAAAAGCAATGTCAATAGTAAAAAAGATGTACGAAGCAGATGTATTATTTGATAATGTCAATTGGGATGGTCTAGTAACAGCATCAAAAGAAGGTAAAGTAGCTACAGTAGCTAATGCTGTATGGTGGGCAGGAACATTAAAAGATGAATGTACAGACAGTTCAGGTAAATGGCGTATCATGAAATTACCTGTTGTGGATGAGAATTCAGTTCAAGCAGCTGTCAACGGAGGTTCTAATATAGTGATACCTGCTAAATCAGAGAACAAAAAAGCTGCAATGGAATTCGTGAAATTTGCAATGACAGACCATGATTCACAAATTAATGCATTTTCCAAATACGGATTATATCCTTCTTATGAACCTATATACTCTGATAGTGTTTTTGAGAATGAGGAAGAATATTTCGGTAATCAGCAAATATGGAAATTGTTTGTTGAGATTGGAAAAGATATACCAAGTCTTAATTTTACACAAAATTTTGCTGAAACCAATGATTATGTTAAAGATGTTCAAGCGAAAATAACCTTAAAAGATGCAGATGTAAAACAATCAATGGACAAATTACAAAAAACAATGAAAGAAATGTATGGTAAGTAG
- a CDS encoding carbohydrate ABC transporter permease, with protein sequence MKLKAKKHYPVKIISYIFLIIITFFSLFPFYLMFVSGTNSTSDILGIPPALWFGENLIDNFNNLNERMLILRVIFNSLFITITYTVLTLLLASLSGYALAKFEFKGKKLFFTIIIVTLMIPFQVLLVPLYNLMNAIGWQNSYQAVIVPLLANAFGVFLMRQNMLSFPDSLIEAARIDGCNEFSIFMKIVIPTMKPALGALAIYTFMSMWGNFMWPLIILNTKEMYTLPVALASLKGLMRIDYGMIMLAATIATIPIMIVFLIFQKQFISGIMGGAVKE encoded by the coding sequence ATGAAGTTGAAAGCAAAGAAGCATTACCCTGTTAAGATTATTAGTTATATATTTCTTATAATCATTACTTTCTTTTCGTTATTCCCATTTTATTTGATGTTCGTTTCAGGAACTAATTCAACATCGGATATATTAGGAATTCCACCAGCATTATGGTTTGGAGAAAATTTGATTGATAATTTTAATAATTTGAATGAGAGAATGTTGATTCTTCGTGTAATATTCAATTCTCTATTTATTACTATTACATATACAGTCCTGACTCTTTTGTTAGCTTCATTATCTGGTTATGCATTAGCAAAATTTGAATTCAAAGGTAAGAAATTATTTTTTACAATTATTATTGTTACCTTGATGATACCATTTCAAGTTTTATTAGTTCCTTTATATAATCTAATGAATGCTATTGGATGGCAGAATTCCTATCAAGCAGTAATAGTCCCATTATTAGCCAATGCTTTTGGAGTATTTCTTATGAGGCAGAATATGCTATCTTTTCCTGATTCCTTAATTGAGGCAGCAAGGATTGATGGATGTAATGAATTTAGTATATTTATGAAAATAGTCATACCTACTATGAAACCAGCATTAGGTGCATTAGCCATATATACATTTATGTCAATGTGGGGTAACTTCATGTGGCCACTTATTATTCTCAATACAAAAGAGATGTATACACTTCCTGTTGCATTAGCTTCTTTAAAAGGTCTTATGAGAATTGATTACGGTATGATTATGTTGGCTGCTACTATTGCCACTATTCCTATAATGATAGTTTTTCTAATCTTTCAAAAGCAATTTATATCAGGAATTATGGGTGGGGCAGTCAAAGAATAG
- a CDS encoding carbohydrate ABC transporter permease, which produces MDKKSHKFISAFRLNKKTAPYYFMLPVLLIFAIFMVYPIINSLILSFNKFEFGEFHFVGFNNYKLLLHDPIFKAALINTFIYLIIQVPIMIFFALLLANTLNQNSLKCKTFFRISIFMPSITSLVAYSLVFMLLLNTEYGLVNYILKLFHIPAVDWLNKPTSARISIIIAVCWRWTGYNMIILLAGLKQIPANLYEACAIDGANRFQTFFKVTIPILKPIILFCTITSTIGTLQLFDESYILTQGGPDNATITISHYLYNSGFKYVKFGYASAISYVLVIIIAILSFIQFKVGDEK; this is translated from the coding sequence ATGGATAAAAAGTCTCATAAATTTATAAGTGCATTTAGATTAAATAAGAAAACTGCACCGTATTATTTTATGTTGCCTGTTTTACTTATTTTTGCTATTTTCATGGTATATCCAATAATTAATTCATTGATACTTAGTTTTAATAAATTTGAATTTGGGGAATTTCATTTTGTCGGGTTTAATAATTATAAACTATTATTGCACGATCCAATTTTTAAAGCAGCATTGATTAATACGTTCATTTACTTAATCATTCAAGTACCTATAATGATATTTTTCGCACTTCTCTTAGCAAACACATTAAATCAGAATTCACTAAAATGTAAAACTTTTTTCAGAATTTCTATTTTTATGCCTTCAATAACATCACTTGTAGCATATTCTCTAGTATTTATGCTTCTTTTGAATACTGAGTATGGATTGGTTAATTATATATTGAAGCTATTTCATATTCCTGCAGTAGATTGGCTTAATAAGCCTACAAGTGCTAGAATCTCAATCATTATTGCAGTATGCTGGAGATGGACAGGTTATAATATGATTATTCTACTTGCTGGATTGAAACAGATTCCTGCCAATTTATATGAAGCATGTGCTATAGATGGAGCAAACAGATTTCAGACATTCTTCAAGGTAACTATACCAATTCTAAAACCAATAATATTATTTTGTACTATAACTTCCACTATAGGAACATTACAATTATTTGATGAGTCATATATCTTGACACAAGGTGGACCAGATAACGCAACAATCACAATATCTCATTACCTATATAATTCAGGTTTCAAATACGTAAAATTCGGATATGCATCAGCTATAAGTTATGTGTTGGTTATTATTATAGCCATATTATCTTTTATCCAATTTAAGGTGGGTGATGAAAAATGA
- the nadC gene encoding carboxylating nicotinate-nucleotide diphosphorylase: protein MLLMQKVDKIIIEALEEDMNNGDITSDTLINDNQRSKAKLIAKEDGILAGCEIFTRVFDLVDSHIKMNLFFKDGDSVKEQDVIGKLYGPTKSILKCERIALNLLQRLSGIATMTNNFVKEIEDMSVRIVDTRKTTPGLRVLEKYAVRTGGGFNHRFNLSDAVMIKDNHIKAVGSIKMAIEIAKANIPHTMKIEVEVEDLEQLKEALDSKADIIMLDNMSTDMMKEAVILAKGKAIIEASGNVTKDRIKDIAKTGVDIISIGAITHSVKALDISLRFC, encoded by the coding sequence ATGCTATTAATGCAAAAAGTTGATAAAATAATTATTGAGGCTTTGGAAGAAGATATGAACAATGGAGATATAACTAGTGATACATTGATTAATGACAATCAAAGAAGCAAAGCTAAACTGATTGCAAAAGAAGATGGAATATTAGCAGGATGTGAGATATTTACTAGGGTTTTTGATTTGGTTGATAGTCATATCAAAATGAATTTATTCTTTAAAGATGGAGATAGTGTAAAAGAACAAGATGTCATTGGTAAACTCTATGGTCCCACTAAAAGTATACTTAAATGTGAAAGAATAGCTCTTAATTTATTACAAAGATTATCAGGAATAGCTACTATGACCAATAATTTTGTAAAAGAGATAGAGGATATGTCTGTAAGAATTGTAGATACAAGAAAAACTACTCCAGGGTTAAGAGTATTAGAAAAATATGCAGTTAGAACAGGTGGAGGCTTCAATCATAGATTTAATTTGTCTGATGCAGTTATGATTAAAGACAATCATATTAAAGCTGTAGGGAGTATTAAAATGGCTATTGAAATTGCAAAAGCTAATATACCACATACCATGAAGATTGAAGTTGAAGTTGAAGATTTAGAGCAATTAAAAGAAGCGCTTGATTCAAAAGCTGACATAATTATGCTTGATAATATGTCTACAGATATGATGAAAGAAGCTGTAATTTTAGCTAAAGGCAAAGCTATAATAGAAGCATCTGGTAATGTGACCAAAGACAGAATAAAAGATATAGCTAAAACTGGTGTAGATATCATATCTATTGGAGCGATTACTCATTCAGTAAAAGCTTTAGATATTAGCTTGAGGTTTTGCTGA
- a CDS encoding L-aspartate oxidase, giving the protein MRDYVIPFDTDNIPKEYVDVVIVGCGVASLYTALMLPDNLNITIIAKETYKETNSYLAQGGVAAPCDKENDMKELFFNDTLTCGRGESDVEAVKILVNEAVDNILNLENLGVKFDKDKTGKYLLGKEGAHSVSRIVRAGDFTGKSIMEVLYNQVEKSKNITIRENIFVVDILTYKNKCVGILVLDNKNIKSILSNYIILSSGGIGNIYEHTTNAKGINGDGIAMVLRANGAVSNMSYIQFHPTVFYDSSHNGQSFLISEAVRGEGAILYNENGERFMEKIHPMKDLAPRDIVSSAIIEQIKKQIAPCVYLDITHWDEEALRLRFPTIFEFCMSKNINMAEDLIPVAPRMHYFMGGIKVDINGQTSIDNLYASGECSCTGVHGKNRLASNSLLEALVFGRRIARNIESKYGKSTKIDKNIRIKNNDSSYKILQDRSSITKWMEQYFGIDRTYYSVKHLETKINNILNDTIEIDYCSRDDIEKINAVMVIKAIINDELNKKLSKNNLINAN; this is encoded by the coding sequence ATGAGAGATTATGTAATACCTTTTGATACGGATAATATACCAAAAGAATATGTAGATGTAGTTATAGTAGGTTGTGGAGTAGCATCTTTATATACAGCTTTGATGTTACCAGATAACTTGAATATAACTATAATAGCTAAAGAAACTTATAAAGAAACCAATTCATACTTGGCACAGGGGGGAGTAGCAGCACCTTGTGATAAAGAGAACGATATGAAAGAATTGTTTTTCAATGATACTCTAACTTGTGGTAGAGGAGAATCAGATGTTGAAGCTGTTAAGATATTGGTTAATGAAGCAGTAGATAATATACTAAATCTAGAGAATCTAGGTGTGAAGTTTGATAAAGACAAGACAGGGAAATATCTTTTGGGAAAAGAAGGGGCACACAGTGTGTCCAGAATCGTAAGAGCGGGTGACTTTACTGGAAAGTCAATAATGGAAGTTCTATACAATCAAGTAGAAAAAAGTAAAAATATTACTATAAGAGAAAATATATTTGTTGTAGATATCTTGACATATAAGAATAAGTGTGTTGGTATTCTTGTACTGGATAATAAAAATATTAAGTCGATTTTATCTAATTACATTATATTAAGTTCGGGTGGTATTGGTAATATATATGAACATACTACTAATGCTAAAGGAATTAATGGAGATGGGATTGCTATGGTTCTCCGTGCAAATGGAGCTGTTAGTAATATGTCTTATATTCAGTTCCATCCTACTGTTTTTTATGATAGTTCCCATAATGGACAGAGCTTTCTTATTTCTGAAGCGGTAAGAGGTGAGGGGGCTATATTATATAATGAAAATGGCGAACGGTTCATGGAAAAAATACATCCAATGAAAGATTTAGCTCCAAGAGATATAGTTTCATCTGCTATCATAGAGCAAATCAAAAAGCAAATTGCACCATGTGTGTATTTAGATATAACCCATTGGGATGAAGAAGCTCTTAGATTACGTTTTCCTACGATATTTGAATTTTGCATGAGCAAAAATATAAATATGGCAGAAGACCTAATACCAGTAGCACCTAGAATGCATTATTTTATGGGTGGAATAAAAGTAGATATCAATGGACAAACATCAATTGATAATCTATATGCTAGTGGAGAATGCTCATGTACAGGTGTTCATGGAAAAAATAGATTAGCTAGTAACTCTCTTTTGGAAGCATTGGTTTTCGGTAGGAGGATAGCTAGAAATATTGAATCTAAGTATGGAAAATCAACTAAAATAGATAAAAATATAAGAATCAAAAATAATGATTCATCATATAAAATACTTCAAGATAGAAGTTCAATCACTAAATGGATGGAACAATATTTTGGTATAGACAGAACTTATTATTCAGTAAAACACTTAGAGACAAAGATTAACAATATATTGAATGATACTATAGAAATTGATTATTGCAGTAGGGATGATATAGAAAAAATTAATGCTGTTATGGTAATAAAAGCTATCATAAATGATGAATTGAATAAGAAATTAAGTAAGAATAATCTAATTAATGCTAACTGA
- the nadA gene encoding quinolinate synthase NadA → MIEDMKSKILRLKKEKKAVILAHNYQIDEVQEIADYIGDSLALSKIAMNVKEDTIVFCGVKFMAETAKILAPDKKVLLPVAEAGCPMADMVTAENLRKTKKEYPEAVVVCYVNSSADVKAESDICCTSANALEVIKSIDSDKILFVPDRNLASYIKSQVKDKQIDMWQGFCIVHNRVSEDNLSYIKENYPVAPILVHPECRPEIIEHADFVGSTSEIIKKVKELKDKKIIIGTEEGILYTLKKQNPDKEFILLSNKLACVNMKKTTLQDVSNALENDINRIEIDETIREKAYNSLIRMISL, encoded by the coding sequence ATGATAGAAGATATGAAAAGTAAAATATTAAGATTAAAGAAAGAGAAAAAAGCAGTTATTCTTGCTCACAATTATCAAATTGATGAAGTACAGGAAATTGCAGACTACATAGGAGATTCTTTAGCATTATCCAAAATAGCTATGAATGTTAAAGAAGATACTATTGTTTTCTGTGGTGTGAAATTCATGGCAGAAACAGCCAAGATTCTAGCACCTGATAAAAAAGTATTACTACCTGTTGCTGAAGCAGGATGTCCTATGGCGGATATGGTAACTGCCGAGAACTTACGTAAAACAAAAAAAGAATATCCTGAGGCTGTAGTCGTATGTTATGTTAATTCATCAGCAGACGTAAAAGCAGAGAGTGATATTTGTTGTACTTCTGCTAATGCATTAGAAGTCATTAAGAGTATAGATTCTGACAAGATACTTTTTGTACCTGACAGGAATCTAGCTTCATATATTAAAAGCCAAGTAAAAGATAAACAGATAGATATGTGGCAAGGTTTTTGTATAGTACATAACCGAGTGAGTGAAGATAATTTATCATATATTAAAGAAAATTATCCTGTTGCACCGATTCTAGTACATCCTGAGTGTAGACCTGAGATTATTGAACATGCTGATTTTGTTGGAAGTACTAGTGAAATAATCAAGAAGGTTAAAGAATTAAAAGACAAAAAGATTATTATAGGGACAGAAGAAGGAATTCTATATACGCTTAAAAAGCAAAATCCAGATAAAGAATTCATATTATTATCAAATAAATTGGCCTGTGTTAATATGAAAAAAACAACTTTACAAGATGTAAGTAATGCACTAGAGAACGATATTAATAGGATAGAAATAGATGAAACCATTAGAGAAAAAGCATATAATTCTTTAATAAGAATGATTTCATTATAG
- a CDS encoding ABC transporter permease, whose translation MKSIILKESKIRMRSWKTVAMIVTYVSLLAFGVIVMLSGSIYDVYNSDLSGNYMNIYMTITIIQVLMISFIVPIIASGSISLEREKQTLDILLSTNLRPISIVMGKLMTTISVVLLLIVASLPVFSFVLLFGGLNISSIFNMLLFYIIISLFFGSLGVFFSCLFKKTITSIVLTFLVMLFLTIGTIILPLIYTELTGNYSIIEDNIFILFYINPAITFWVVLLNQFDMLNELAHFLGGSKFTNNFVLISSSLFLIMSGILIFASAHILNPIKKKHGKEIKEVSHE comes from the coding sequence ATGAAATCAATTATATTAAAAGAATCTAAGATCAGGATGAGAAGTTGGAAAACCGTAGCTATGATAGTAACTTACGTTTCATTGTTGGCATTTGGAGTTATTGTTATGTTAAGTGGTTCTATATATGATGTTTATAATTCAGACTTGAGTGGTAATTATATGAATATATATATGACAATAACTATTATTCAAGTGTTGATGATATCATTTATAGTACCTATCATAGCATCTGGTTCAATATCTCTGGAAAGAGAGAAACAGACACTAGATATACTTCTTAGTACCAATCTAAGACCTATTTCTATTGTTATGGGTAAGCTGATGACAACTATAAGTGTTGTTTTATTATTAATCGTTGCCTCATTACCAGTATTTTCATTTGTTCTTTTATTCGGAGGATTAAATATATCATCTATATTTAACATGCTATTGTTTTACATTATAATTTCTTTGTTTTTTGGTTCATTAGGAGTATTTTTTTCATGTTTATTCAAAAAGACTATAACATCAATTGTACTCACATTTTTAGTTATGCTCTTTTTAACTATTGGAACAATCATACTACCATTAATATATACAGAGCTAACAGGTAACTATTCAATTATTGAAGATAATATATTTATATTGTTTTATATTAACCCAGCAATAACTTTTTGGGTAGTACTATTAAATCAATTTGATATGTTAAATGAACTTGCCCATTTTCTTGGAGGTTCAAAATTTACGAATAACTTCGTGTTAATAAGTTCAAGTTTATTTTTGATAATGTCTGGAATTTTGATTTTTGCTTCAGCACATATTTTGAACCCTATTAAGAAAAAGCATGGTAAAGAGATAAAAGAGGTTAGTCATGAATGA
- a CDS encoding ABC transporter ATP-binding protein has translation MLEIRGLTKNYRKFTALKGINLNVEKGEIFGFIGPNGAGKTTTIKIMCGLLSPTNGEVYINGINALKNIRRAKEYIGYMPDFFGVYDNLKVTEYLEFYSSIYGIKGDESKKLINDLLELVNLEEKADFFVDSLSRGMKQKLCLARCLVNNPELLVLDEPASGMDPRARADLKRILCTLRDMGKTVIISSHILTELSEICTSIGIINKGEMVISGNVEDVTNKVYNNQILEIEVTDSPDKAETVLKEMDFVQEINPLGNKLEVSINGDNEQIKTLLKILIIKDVPVITLNKKTQNLEDIFLEVTKEA, from the coding sequence ATGTTGGAGATAAGAGGATTAACCAAAAATTATAGGAAATTTACTGCCTTGAAAGGTATCAATTTAAATGTTGAAAAAGGTGAAATATTTGGATTTATAGGACCTAACGGTGCAGGTAAAACTACAACTATAAAAATAATGTGTGGATTGCTTAGTCCAACTAACGGTGAAGTCTATATTAATGGTATTAACGCATTGAAAAACATTAGGAGAGCTAAAGAATACATAGGTTATATGCCAGATTTTTTTGGAGTATATGATAATCTAAAAGTAACAGAATATCTAGAATTTTATTCCTCTATCTATGGAATAAAAGGTGATGAAAGTAAAAAACTGATAAATGATTTACTTGAACTTGTGAATCTTGAAGAGAAAGCGGATTTTTTTGTTGATAGTCTATCAAGAGGTATGAAACAGAAGCTTTGCTTAGCTAGATGTCTAGTTAATAATCCTGAATTATTAGTTTTAGATGAACCAGCTTCAGGTATGGATCCAAGAGCAAGAGCTGATCTGAAGAGGATATTATGTACATTAAGAGACATGGGCAAAACCGTTATCATCAGTTCACACATACTAACGGAATTATCAGAGATATGTACATCTATAGGAATTATCAATAAAGGAGAAATGGTTATTAGTGGTAATGTAGAAGACGTTACCAATAAAGTGTATAATAACCAAATATTAGAGATTGAAGTTACAGATTCTCCAGATAAAGCAGAAACGGTTCTAAAAGAAATGGATTTCGTTCAGGAAATCAATCCATTAGGAAATAAATTAGAAGTTTCCATTAATGGAGATAATGAGCAGATAAAAACATTATTAAAAATATTGATTATAAAAGATGTACCAGTCATTACACTAAATAAGAAGACACAAAATCTTGAAGATATATTCTTGGAAGTAACTAAAGAGGCATAA